Proteins found in one Mycoplasmopsis citelli genomic segment:
- the era gene encoding GTPase Era: MKICFASIIGRPNVGKSTLINAIIGYDVAIVTDVAQTTRDQITGIYTDDEYQIIFTDTPGIHKPENKLGEILNKNAYSTVKDIDVLLFLSPSDEKIGTGDKMILEKISKVKHKIGVITKIDKISKNPQLLIEKIKEMQQYEFDHIVSTSKNDYKSIDALVNMIKSYAYEGQAQYDQDYITDKSMRFLAKEIIREATINSLYEELPHSIAVEINEFNEHEDLIEIDAVIYVKKTSQKGMVIGAKGSKIKQIGQNARYKMMHQFQSKVILNLKVKIANKWNNNEKELAKFGYK; the protein is encoded by the coding sequence ATGAAAATATGTTTTGCTTCAATAATTGGTCGTCCAAATGTGGGTAAAAGTACATTAATTAATGCAATTATCGGTTATGATGTAGCCATTGTTACTGATGTTGCTCAAACTACTCGAGATCAAATTACTGGTATTTATACTGATGATGAATATCAAATTATTTTTACAGATACTCCAGGAATTCACAAACCCGAAAATAAATTAGGTGAAATTTTAAACAAAAACGCTTATAGTACTGTTAAAGATATTGATGTACTGCTGTTTTTATCGCCATCTGATGAAAAAATTGGAACTGGAGATAAAATGATTTTAGAAAAAATTTCTAAAGTTAAACACAAAATAGGTGTAATTACAAAAATAGATAAAATTTCTAAAAATCCACAATTATTAATTGAAAAAATTAAAGAAATGCAACAGTATGAATTTGATCATATTGTTTCTACATCAAAAAATGATTATAAATCAATTGATGCATTAGTAAATATGATTAAATCATATGCATATGAAGGACAAGCTCAATACGATCAAGATTATATAACTGATAAAAGTATGCGTTTTTTAGCCAAAGAAATTATCAGAGAAGCAACTATTAATTCTCTGTACGAAGAGCTACCACATTCAATTGCAGTGGAAATTAATGAATTTAATGAACACGAAGATTTAATTGAAATTGATGCAGTTATTTATGTAAAAAAAACATCTCAAAAAGGAATGGTAATTGGAGCTAAAGGCTCAAAAATTAAACAAATTGGTCAAAATGCCCGTTATAAAATGATGCATCAATTTCAAAGTAAGGTCATTTTGAATTTAAAAGTTAAAATTGCCAATAAATGAAATAATAATGAAAAAGAATTAGCTAAATTTGGTTATAAATAA
- a CDS encoding thymidine kinase produces the protein MFWKDTKGSLEVITGPMFAGKSAELIKRLTILKIAQVKFLVFKPDFDTRFGNDVIVSRTGSNVKAISLADAEEIWKYWNEDVKAVAFDEAHFFSESILEVIQKLISKGVRVIVSGLDMDFAGKSFAITSELLSQADYVSKLKAVCMKCFDQASLSYRKVKSKERHLLGDSEYEARCRQCHKVN, from the coding sequence ATGTTTTGAAAGGACACTAAAGGTTCTTTAGAGGTTATTACCGGTCCAATGTTTGCTGGTAAAAGTGCCGAATTAATCAAACGACTTACTATTTTAAAGATTGCTCAAGTAAAATTTTTAGTTTTTAAACCAGATTTTGACACTAGATTCGGAAATGATGTTATTGTTAGCAGAACTGGTTCAAATGTCAAAGCAATTTCTCTTGCTGATGCAGAAGAAATTTGAAAATATTGGAATGAAGATGTTAAAGCCGTAGCTTTTGATGAAGCCCATTTTTTTAGTGAAAGCATTTTAGAAGTAATTCAAAAACTTATTTCAAAAGGAGTTAGAGTTATTGTTTCGGGACTGGATATGGATTTTGCTGGAAAAAGTTTTGCAATAACATCAGAATTGCTATCACAAGCTGATTATGTTAGCAAACTAAAAGCAGTGTGCATGAAATGTTTTGATCAAGCATCTCTTTCGTATCGAAAAGTTAAATCTAAAGAAAGACATCTTTTAGGAGATTCAGAATATGAAGCTAGATGTCGACAATGTCATAAAGTAAATTAG